In Mastomys coucha isolate ucsf_1 unplaced genomic scaffold, UCSF_Mcou_1 pScaffold5, whole genome shotgun sequence, one genomic interval encodes:
- the Csnk1d gene encoding casein kinase I isoform X2 has product MELRVGNRYRLGRKIGSGSFGDIYLGTDIAAGEEVAIKLECVKTKHPQLHIESKIYKMMQGGVGIPTIRWCGAEGDYNVMVMELLGPSLEDLFNFCSRKFSLKTVLLLADQMISRIEYIHSKNFIHRDVKPDNFLMGLGKKGNLVYIIDFGLAKKYRDARTHQHIPYRENKNLTGTARYASINTHLGIEQSRRDDLESLGYVLMYFNLGSLPWQGLKAATKRQKYERISEKKMSTPIEVLCKGYPSEFATYLNFCRSLRFDDKPDYSYLRQLFRNLFHRQGFSYDYVFDWNMLKFGASRAADDAERERRDREERLRHSRNPATRGLPSTASGRLRGTQEVAPPTPLTPTSHTANTSPRPVSGMERERKVSMRLHRGAPVNVSSSDLTGRQDTSRMSTSQIPGRVASSGLQSVVHR; this is encoded by the exons AGTTGCCATCAAGCTTGAATGTGTCAAAACCAAACATCCTCAGCTCCACATTGAGAGCAAGATCTACAAAATGATGCAGGGGGGAG TGGGCATCCCTACCATCAGATGGTGTGGGGCTGAGGGGGACTACAATGTCATGGTGATGGAGCTACTGGGACCCAGCCTGGAAGACCTGTTCAACTTCTGTTCAAGGAAGTTTAGTCTCAAAACTGTTCTGTTGCTTGCTGACCAAATG atAAGTCGTATTGAGTACATTCATTCGAAGAATTTTATCCACCGAGATGTGAAACCAGATAACTTCCTCATGGGGCTGGGAAAGaaaggcaacctggtctacatcaTTGACTTTGGGCTGGCCAAGAAGTATCGGGATGCCCGCACCCACCAGCATATCCCCTATCGAGAGAACAAGAACCTCACAGGGACGGCACGCTATGCCTCCATCAACACACACCTTGGCATTG aacaatCTCGAAGGGATGACTTGGAGTCTCTGGGGTACGTGCTGATGTACTTCAACCTGGGCTCTCTCCCCTGGCAGGGGCTGAAGGCCGCCACCAAGAGGCAGAAGTATGAGAGGATCAGTGAGAAGAAGATGTCCACTCCCATTGAAGTGCTGTGCAAGGGCTATCCTT CTGAATTTGCCACATACCTGAATTTCTGCCGTTCGTTACGTTTTGATGACAAACCTGACTACTCCTACCTGAGACAGCTCTTCAGAAATCTGTTCCATCGCCAAGGCTTCTCCTACGACTATGTGTTCGACTGGAACATGCTCAAATTT GGTGCCAGCCGGGCTGCAGATGATGCTGAGCGGGAACGCAGGGATCGAGAAGAACGATTAAGACACTCCCGGAATCCAGCCACTCGTGGCCTCCCTTCTACAGCTTCCGGCCGACTGCGGGGAACCCAGGAAGTGGCTCCCCCAACGCCCCTTACCCCTACCTCACACACGG ccAACACCTCTCCTAGGCCCGTCTCTGGCATGGAACGAGAACGGAAAGTGAGTATGCGGCTGCACCGTGGGGCCCCAGTCAACGTCTCCTCATCTGATCTCACGGGCCGACAAGATACCTCTCGCATGTCCACCTCACAG ATTCCCGGTCGGGTGGCTTCCAGTGGTCTTCAGTCTGTCGTGCACCGATGA
- the Csnk1d gene encoding casein kinase I isoform X3 has product MELRVGNRYRLGRKIGSGSFGDIYLGTDIAAGEEVAIKLECVKTKHPQLHIESKIYKMMQGGVGIPTIRWCGAEGDYNVMVMELLGPSLEDLFNFCSRKFSLKTVLLLADQMISRIEYIHSKNFIHRDVKPDNFLMGLGKKGNLVYIIDFGLAKKYRDARTHQHIPYRENKNLTGTARYASINTHLGIEQSRRDDLESLGYVLMYFNLGSLPWQGLKAATKRQKYERISEKKMSTPIEVLCKGYPSEFATYLNFCRSLRFDDKPDYSYLRQLFRNLFHRQGFSYDYVFDWNMLKFGASRAADDAERERRDREERLRHSRNPATRGLPSTASGRLRGTQEVAPPTPLTPTSHTANTSPRPVSGMERERKVSMRLHRGAPVNVSSSDLTGRQDTSRMSTSQNSIPFEHLGK; this is encoded by the exons AGTTGCCATCAAGCTTGAATGTGTCAAAACCAAACATCCTCAGCTCCACATTGAGAGCAAGATCTACAAAATGATGCAGGGGGGAG TGGGCATCCCTACCATCAGATGGTGTGGGGCTGAGGGGGACTACAATGTCATGGTGATGGAGCTACTGGGACCCAGCCTGGAAGACCTGTTCAACTTCTGTTCAAGGAAGTTTAGTCTCAAAACTGTTCTGTTGCTTGCTGACCAAATG atAAGTCGTATTGAGTACATTCATTCGAAGAATTTTATCCACCGAGATGTGAAACCAGATAACTTCCTCATGGGGCTGGGAAAGaaaggcaacctggtctacatcaTTGACTTTGGGCTGGCCAAGAAGTATCGGGATGCCCGCACCCACCAGCATATCCCCTATCGAGAGAACAAGAACCTCACAGGGACGGCACGCTATGCCTCCATCAACACACACCTTGGCATTG aacaatCTCGAAGGGATGACTTGGAGTCTCTGGGGTACGTGCTGATGTACTTCAACCTGGGCTCTCTCCCCTGGCAGGGGCTGAAGGCCGCCACCAAGAGGCAGAAGTATGAGAGGATCAGTGAGAAGAAGATGTCCACTCCCATTGAAGTGCTGTGCAAGGGCTATCCTT CTGAATTTGCCACATACCTGAATTTCTGCCGTTCGTTACGTTTTGATGACAAACCTGACTACTCCTACCTGAGACAGCTCTTCAGAAATCTGTTCCATCGCCAAGGCTTCTCCTACGACTATGTGTTCGACTGGAACATGCTCAAATTT GGTGCCAGCCGGGCTGCAGATGATGCTGAGCGGGAACGCAGGGATCGAGAAGAACGATTAAGACACTCCCGGAATCCAGCCACTCGTGGCCTCCCTTCTACAGCTTCCGGCCGACTGCGGGGAACCCAGGAAGTGGCTCCCCCAACGCCCCTTACCCCTACCTCACACACGG ccAACACCTCTCCTAGGCCCGTCTCTGGCATGGAACGAGAACGGAAAGTGAGTATGCGGCTGCACCGTGGGGCCCCAGTCAACGTCTCCTCATCTGATCTCACGGGCCGACAAGATACCTCTCGCATGTCCACCTCACAG AATAGCATTCCTTTCGAACACCTCGGCAAGTAG